In the genome of Afipia felis ATCC 53690, the window CGCTCATTCCAAGACGCTGCGCCACGCGCGCGTGCATCGATTTCACTTCCGACTCGGGAATCTCCTGGCCCTCGTAACCCCAGCTCCAGAACTTCCTGCGCGGCCCCTTCGATACAGCCATGGGCGCATTCATTCGCTTCACTCCTCAATCATGTTGAACCAGAAAGAAAATCCGCGCCCGCCACACCTTTTCGTAAGCAATCAGGCGAGAATTTCCGAGATATGGACCATCCAAATTGGTCTTACCAGTAAGATCAAAAAAGACCGCAGTGTCAAGATTATTATTGGCGATCGTGGGGAATTTCATCGCGCTGGGAAGGATCAGCTTGTCAGGCGCGTAATGCGCACAACGACAAATACGGCAAAGTTCAAAGCCGTTTCGAAGCCACCGGGGGCCTCGACTTCACAGTTCTATGCAGCCGCTCTCACACTTCACCACATTCATGGTCGGAGGCTGACGCTACACGTGATGTTCAGTTATGAATTTCGTATTCAGGTAAGCATCCATCGCTTCCGTGCCACCCTCAAAGCCAAACCCGGAATCCTTGATCCCACCAAAAGGGGTTTCGGGCAAAGCAAGGCCATGATGATTGACGGAGACCATGCCGCTCTCCACAGCCGCCCCGAACGCACCACTCGTTGCAGCTGATTTTGTATAGGCATAGGCAGCAAGGCCATAAGGCAGGCGATTGGCCTCAGCCACGGCATCTTCGAATGTCGAGAAGCGCGCGATCGGCACGACAGGACCAAACGGTTCTTCATTCATGATGCGCGCGCTCAGCGGCACCTCTGTCAGAACAGTTGGTTCAAAGAAAAACCCTTCGTTTCCTGAACGCTTACCACCTGTTCTCAGGCATGCCCGCTGCTGAACAGCATCCGAGACCAGGGACTCTATCGCTTCTACACGTCGAAGATTTGCCAACGGTCCCATCTGGGTCGTCTCATCGAGACCATTTCCCACAATGACAGCTTCAGCCGCAGCGATAAAGCGCTCGACGAACTCTTCATAGATTTGCTCGTGAACCACAAATCGCGTGGGAGAAACACAAACCTGACCAGCATTTCTGAATTTCGCCGCCGCCAACAAGCGAACTGCTTCCCTCACATCCGCATCTTCAAAGACAATTGCCGGCGCGTGGCCACCAAGCTCCATGGTGACGCGCTTCATGTGACCGCCCGCCAAAGCAGCAAGTCGCTTGCCCACTGGTGTTGAGCCTGTAAAGGAAATCTTGCGAATGACGGGGTGCGTGATCAGATATTCAGATATCTCAGACGGTACGCCGAAAACTAGATTGAGAACGCCCCGCGGCAGCCCCGCATCGACGTAAGCCTGCACTAGGGCGGCGCAACTCGCCGGCGTCTCTTCTGGGCCCTTCAGAATCACCGAACAGCCTGCGGCCATTGCAGCTGAAATTTTCCTGACCGCTTGATTGATTGGAAAATTCCACGGCGTAAAGGCCGCCACCGGCCCAACCGGCTCCCGCACCACAGCCTGCTGCACAGCGCCAGACCGTGCGGGAATGATTCGACCGTATGATCGGCGAGCCTCTTCCGCGAACCAATCGATGATATCGGCACCAAGCAATATCTCGGCGCTCGCTTCGCGGAGCGGCTTGCCTTGTTCGAGGGTCATAATTTCCGCAATTGCGCTGACCCGTTCGCGGAGCTTCTCAGCAGCCCCACGCATAAGTTTGTAGCGATCAAAAGCAGACGTCCGTCGCCAAACTTCGAATCCGTCCCTGGAGGCATTAACCGCACGATCGAGATCGTCGATAGACGCATGAGCGACACTTCCTATCTGCGCTCCTGTCGCCGGATTGAAGATCGGCTCGGCATATCCGGAAACGCCATCACACCAAAGGCCGTCAACAAATAACTTTACATCTGGATAAATCTGTTGCTGGCTCATGCTCTTGATCAACTCCGAATCCTGATTGTCGACCGCAGCAGCAAGAATCTCTTCCGCCTTGATGGCACAAAGCCGGAGTCCTGCCTGCTGCTTTGACGCGTCTCCTCACGCGAACCGGCTTCCACTTCGCTGAACGCATTCTAAGCGGTCAACGCTAACTCTTCAGCTCGTTTCTTCAGATCGTGTTTTCTGATCTTGCCGTTTGGCGCGGTTGGCAGCTGCGACATAATGATAATCTGCTGGGGTTTCTTGTATCGCGCCAGTTTTTGTTCCACGAGGACAAACAGCTCTTCGATGACAATGGAGGCTTCAGGGACCGGCTCGACAAAAGCGATGATTTCCTCATTCCCCTCGACCGATCGCCCGACGACCGCAGTATTGAGCACCGCTGGATGAGCATTGATAACAGCCTCGATCTCAGCCGGATACACATTGAAGCCAGAACGGATAATCAGTTCTTTTGAGCGTCCCTGCACGATCAGCTCGCCTTGAGGAGCGCGACTGACAATATCTCCGGTGCTCAAATATCCGTCGTCATTGATAACAGCTGCAGTCATCTCCGGCTGGCCATAGTAACCCAACATCACGTTGGGACCTCGCACCAGCAATTCTCCCGGTTTGCCATCCGGCACTTCTTGTCCGTCAGGCCCGATAATCTTGACCTCGACACAGGGGATCGGCAACCCGATATTGACCTCATTACTTCCCATCTCATACTGCGTACGACTGATCGTCGGTGATGTCTCGGTCAGACCGTAACCATTATGAAGCACGACGCCGAACACACGCTCGACGCTCTTGCGGAGTGAGAGATCGAGCGGAGCCGTTCCCGTGTAGACATAACGAAGCCGATTGGGCGTGAGCTTGATTCCTTCCTGATCGACGTGCGCGACAATTCTGGAAAACAAGGCAGGAACAGCGTTAAGGATCGTTAGCGTTCCATCGACGACGGCTTCAATAACCCGCGAAAGCGAAAATCTCTTCATGATCCGCAAATGCCCGCCTGCAAACAACATCCCTTGCATAAGCGTCAGACCATACGAATGCGAAATCGGCATAAGGCAAAGAGATACATCGTCGGCGTGAATGGCATTTGTTCTCTTGCCGCGGCAAGCAACGAACGCAAGGTTTCGGTGAGTGAGCATGACCCCTTTCGGGCGGCCAGTGGTCCCGGTCGTGTAGATCAGAACCGCGACCTGTCGCGCCGGATCTGCATGGACTTTCTCGGGGACGGAATCCGTCGCCAACTTGCCGGCCTTGATTTCGCCGATACCCGTCAGCACCTGCACCTCCGCCCCTCCCCGGTGCGCGGCGGCGTCTGCCTCGGGCGATACCCTATGGATATAGAAAACACGCCTGGGCTTGCAGTCACCTTCAATCAAGTCCAACTCATGTGGACTGAGCCGGGCATTTGCCATCACAACCCAGGCATCAAGCCGGCTTGCCGCATACATGATGACAATGGCAGCGATTGAGTTTTCACCGATCACCATGATCCGATCGCCAGGGCGAATGCCGAGGCGCGCCATCTCAGCGGAAACGGCCTCAATCGTGCCGATCACCCGCTGATACGACCAGACGACGCCATGTTCGTCGGTGAATGCAGGACGAGAGCTCCCCGCTTTCGCCCCTTCTTCAAGAATCATGTGAATGCGAGGTGGTAGATTTGACAGTAAATCTACTTTCATCGCCTCACCCGCCCTGCCTGAACTGAAATACTCGATCGACCTTCACGCGACGAACCGAAATGCTTTCGGGCAGCATCGACCTCGTCATCATCATTGGTCTATTTGGTAATACCAATTTGGTCGGCAGAAGTGGCTCGTGTCAAGCTATTTCTGATCGGCCGCCCCCATTTGCAAGTGACGGGAGCAATCCAATAACAACCTTCGCATCGTAACCAGTTGCGATCCGGGTCGCGCGAACACCCCGTCACGAACGAATCGACAGCAAATGGCGCGCGCTGCCTGTGGTTTTATGGCCTACCTGGCGGGTTTCGGATGCTTCAAATTCTCCAACCTGATATCAACAAGCGGTAGACTCGGCGCCAACGGTTACTCCGTTGGTCATTTAGTTTGTGGGTCTTACCAATTTGGTATACCGTTAGATTTAGTAGAATCCTCAAATCAAGTCACTGATGGCGCACGTCAGGAAAATTAGATGCCCGAAAAAAGTCGAACCAATAAGACTGCCGCCCTCCCATCAAACGCTATCGGGAAAATTCTTTCGTTCATTCATGAGCGCCGTTATCAGCCTTCTGAGCGGCTTCCTTCGGAACGCGATTTTGCTGAGAAATTCGATACCAGCCGCGGCGCCGTTCGCGAAGCCTTAGCAGCACTTGAATCCATGCGCGTGATAGAGCGACGCCCGAATTCCGGCATCTACTTGCGGAATTCAGAAGAAAGCAGCATCGAAGCTCTCGTTCTTTACGCCGAGTCCGGAGTTCCGTTCGAGCCCAAGGAAATTGCCGAGGTTATGGAAGTTCGGCGTATCCTGGAGGCTCAGGCAACCAGACTGGCCTGTACACGCAGGACCGCCGACAACATCCGCGATCTCCACATGATCCTGCGCGACACGGAAAAGCGTCTCAGCAAAAAACAGAGCATCGAGCATGAGGACGAAGCGTTTCACCTAGCGATTTTCGCTGCCGCTAAAAACGACATCCTGCTCCGCATCGCGAGGTCATTCTACGAACTATCGAGACCGCGGCGGCGCCTCTATTTTTCAGATCAGGGCCGCTGTCGACGCGCCTACGACGATCATCAGACGATCCTGACGGCTATCGAGGGACGGCGCGTCGGCCAAGCCGAACAGCAAATCAATGCGCATTTGTCCCGAACCACCGATGCTTGGCAGGCGCTGTTAGGGGAACAAAAGAATTCGAAGTAATCGCGCGCCGCAGTTGCCTCTCCGGTCCTGCGCAGATTTTCCACTGTTCGTTTTCTCCATCGCCGCAACATCCGTTCTCGGAGTAAATCCAAGAATGGATGTCGCAAAAATCCTATCCCTTGACCGCTCCCGCCGTCAGACCAGCGACAAAATATCGGTAGCAGAACGTAAATACTACAAACAGCGGCAGAGCGATAAGGGTCGCACCAGCCAAGATCTCGCCCCAACGCAAATCCTGTGCGCCGAGCATCGATGCCAAAGCCACGGGCAACGTCTTCCGGTCATCACTCATGATCAGGATCAGCGCAAAGACGTAATCCGCCCACGATAACAGGAATGAGAATATACCAACCGTAATCAGCCCAGGCGCTGAAAGCGGGAGAACGACCTTGATGAAAGCGCCGAACTGGGAACAGCCGTCGACCATTGCGGCTTCCTCCAGGTCGAAGGGCATCGATTTAAAGAATCCCCAAAGCAACCACACAGCTAAAGGCAACGAAATCGCCAGATGGGCGATCAATAGCCCCCACAAACTGTCGGCGAGACCAGCCATCCGAAACAAAGCTGACATTGGAATAACCAGCATCAACGGCGGAAACATGTAAGCAAATAACATGGAAGCAATCAGCATCGTCTTGCCGCGGAAGCGTAACCGGGTCGCGCCATAAGCAATAAATGACGACAGTATCGTGGCTGCTACGATGGTGGCGAGCGCCAGCAGAACGCTGTTGATAAAATTCACCGGGTAATTCGTAAGCTCTAAAAGCGACTTGTACGAACTCAAATCCGGCGGCCAGAACACCAACGACGTATCCAGAAAAAGCTTCTGAGGCTCTCGCAAGCTCGAAATCAGCATCCAATAGATTGGAAAAGCCGAATAGATGCAGACTGCAAGAACAGCGATATACAGACCGCTGCGACCGGCAATATGCTTGATCAACTTTCCATCGAATGCCTGCTTTCCGGCAGCTTTCCCTGTCATATTTTGCGATGTTCCTTCCGCGCCAGCCGTATCACGGTGCAGTATCTCCACTGAAGAAGCCGAGGTTACGATATAAGGAACGGTGTTCTGAGAGTTCATCGTCACCGCCCCTGCTTCACTTCATCAATCGGGAAAAAGCGCAGGTATATAAGAATAATACATGCAAGCAGCATGAATGACACGGTTGCGACTGCTGCTCCCCCCCCCAGATCGAATTCAATAAATGCCTTCCGATAGGCTAGTGTCGGAAGTGTCTCCGTTTGATTAAGAGGTCCGCCTTTCGTCAACAGCCAGATCACATCGAACTTGTTGAACATCCAGATTCCTCTCAAAAGAATCACGACGATCAACACCGACCGGAGTCCTGGCAGCGTGACGTGCCAAAACTGCTTCAAGGCGCCCGCACCGTCAACTCGAGCAGCTTCGTAAAGTTGGGATGGAATTGACTGAAGACCTGCGAGCACACATGTCACAACGAATGGAGTCCAAATCCAAACGCTCACAAGAACTATGGTCATCTTCGCAGTCGTTCCCGACGCCCCCCAGTCAAACATGCTATATCCGAACGAGTTCAGAATGCTTTTGACTAGGCCGTAGTTAGGATCGAGAAGCCATTGAATTACGAGGCACGCAACGACAGTCGGAAGGAAATAAGGCACGATCGACAACGCCCGGACAATCGTTTGCCCGACGAAATGCCGATTGAGAACAAGCGCAATGCTCACCCCAAGAACGACTTGCAGCACAATCGCAGAAACCGCGATCGTGATTCCGTTCAGCAGCGAGCTCCAGAAGAGCGGATCGCTTAATACCTTCCGATAGTTTTCAAAACCTACCCAATGCGACGGCTCAATGAATGAGCTCGCCGCATAGAATGAGAGCTTGATCGAATAAACGAGCGGCCCACCGACAATAGCACCGAGTATCAATACACTCCCGATGAATAAGCTTATGATGCCTCGGTCTTGTCTCATGAAGTGCCGTCCCTTATTATAAGTGGCTCTTAGCTGATCTTACGCATTCGATCGGCTGCAGTTTTCACACAATCGCTAGACGGAACATTTCTCAGCACTCGGTTCTGTAACATCTCGGGCATAATATTTGTGTCGAAAACCTTGCATGGCCGCGTGTCCATCGCTGGGCCACACATATCAATCGCATTGAGAATGGTTGTGCTACCCGGATCGATGAACGACTTCATCTGCATCATTGTCTGCCAATGCTTCTGGATCATCGGATGATCCTTCCATCGCGGATCATCGTAGATATCCATACGCGCCGGCTGGAAGTTCATCCAGGCTGAGTGAAGCCAGTTGATATAATACTCATCAACGAACCATTTCAGAAACTTGATTGTTTCTTCCGTTTGCTTGGTCTTGAAGACGATAAAGCCATCGAAGGCGAAGGACAGCGCCTTCTGCTTCCCTGCGCTATCAGGAAAAGCAAAAATCCCATACTTGTTCGCGAGATCTGGGTTTCGCGCTTCGAGCGCCTCAACGACGCGGCCGGAATAGACAGTATGTGCGGTTTTTCCTGTCGCAAAAAGACTCATCAACTCTGCATAGCCGACCGTGTTCATGCCAGGCGGCATGGTCGTGTAAAGATCGGCATAAAAATCAAGGAAGCGGCTAGTTCGATTCTTGTTCTCCGCCTCGTCAAGAACCACGTTCCATTTGTCGTCGTAGAATTTTGGTTGCTCCGCAAACAGACCTCCAAAACTCGCCCAATTGGTCGAACTATCACTGGCCAAAGGAAGGACGCAACCGCCCCGTTCGATATTGCCGCCCTTTGTAATAGTCAGAGCCCGGCAATTCTCCAGAAACTCATTCCAGGTGGTAGGGACCTTCAGGCCGTTTTCTTTATACAAATCCTTTCTGTAATACACCGTCACCAAATTATAATCGTAGGGATAGAACCAGTGTTCGCCCTGATAGGACCAATCGCCCTTCCGCCCCCACGAGTACTTTTTGACGATATCCGTGAGCGGAACGATATAACCTGCACGCGCATACTGCAGAATTTCAAAGGCATATCCTTGCGTAGAAATATCGTATGGCACACCCGCGTTGAGAGCCGCCATCGTTTTCGAATATGCACCGCTAATCGGTGATGAATCGACGAGGACTTTTACGCCGAACTTGCTCTCGTAAGCATTGCCCGCGTCTCGCAGTACGGCTTGACTCGCGGCAGACGTTTCGGTGTTCAAAAAGCGAAGTGTTACATTGGATTTAGCGTGGACATGGGGAGCCGCCAATGAACCGGCAATGCCTGTCGCCAACCCGGCAGACGCCTTAAGAAAATTCCGCCGATCAACGCCAACGAGATTATCCTTGGAATTCGACCGGCTCGATCCGTGACCTTTCATGACACTCCCTCCCGATGCTGTTTTCGCTTGTCTTCGTCGCTTGCCTCAACGTTCCGCCGCTCTCGCGAGAGAACAGATGCAACCTCTGTCGAGGAAAAACGATTGAAATCCGATCTTGTACTTTCAATGCATCGTCGCGAGCAAATACCGCACGCAGTTTCTTGCCGTGAATTGTACCCAGCACGTAAGTTTGAGCGCCAATCTGCTCGACAAGATCGATGGCCATTTCAAATGCGCCGGATGCCGCAGAACGCTCGATGTGCTCCGGCCGAATGCCTAAGGTGACATCTTGCTTCGCTTCGGAGAATTCATTGTCCGGAAGATCGACAAGGAGGCTTCCCGAGCGCACGGCAAGACGCCCTTCGTCTCGCGTCAGTTCACCATCCACCAAATTCATTTCAGGCGAACCGATGAAAGCCGCCACGAAAGCATTCGCAGGCCGATCGTAGAGATCAAGGGGTTTTCCAGCCTGCTGAATTAGGCCATCTCGCATAATCACAATGCGGTCGCCAAGCGTCATAGCTTCGACCTGATCGTGGGTCACAAAAACCATTGTAGCCTTCAATCGAGCATGCAGAGTCGCGATCTCTTCACGCGTCCTAACACGCAACTTGGCGTCCAAATTGGAGAGAGGCTCATCGAACAGAAAGACATCCGGGTCTCGAACCAAGGCGCGACCAAGAGCCACTCGCTGCATCTGCCCTCCTGACAACTGTCGAGGCTTGCGCTCGAGCAAATTTTCAAGGCCTAAACTCGATGCAGCACTACGTACTCGCCGTTCTATTTCATCACTCGGCGCCCTACGCACCCGGAGCCCGAACGCCATATTCTCGTAAACGGTCTTCTGCGGATAAAGCGCATAGTTCTGAAACACCATCGCGATATTGCGATCTTTCGGCGGAAGCGTCGTTACATCTTTCCCACCAATAAAAATTTTTCCAGAGGTCACCTCTTCAAGGCCAGCAAGCATACGCAACGTGGTTGATTTCCCACAACCAGACGGCCCGACAAAAACGACCAACTCACCATCCGCAATATCTAATGAAAAATCCTGTACTGCCCGCAGCCCTCGATCTCCTCCGTAGGATTTCGTGACATTCTGGAGAGTTACTCGCGCCATACAGTAAGACCTCCCTCAAGTGTTTCTCCCATTTATCACCGCGCTTTTTTGTCATGCGCTTGTGTCGACGTTTCATCGACCTCACAATTGGACAAACCAATTTGGTGTACCGTAAATCTCGACCAGTAGAATGTCAAGCGCTCGCGATCCGACGACGGACTTCTCGCCCTCCATCAGACAGCAAATCCACCCATTCGTCGGAGAAATTGCCATTTTGCGCGTAATTGGTTTGACCATTTTGGACGACCAAATATAATGCAAGCACACGCGATGAACCGTCGGATGTATTGGGAAAGAAAAATGGCAGGTCCGTTAGTTGGCTACCGAGTTCTCGATCTTTCAAGAATTCTCGCAGGACCTTGGTTGGGACAATTATTGTCTGATCTCGGAGCTGAAGTTTGGAAAGTCGAACGACCCGGCACCGGTGATGATACCCGGCAATGGGGGCCGCCGTTTCTAAAAGACGATAATGCAGCTAACACCACAGAGAGCGCTTATTTCTTAAGCGCAAACCGCGGGAAACATTCGATCTGCATCGACATATCGACCGAGGAAGGCGGCACTATTGTAAGGAAGCTCGCACAGCACGCAGATATCGTGATCGAAAACTATAAGGTCGGCGATATGGCGCGTTATGGCCTGGATTACGAGACTCTGAAGAAATCGAAGCCGGATATTATTTACTGCTCCATCACCGGCTACGGCCAGACCGGTCCAATGAAAGCCATCGCAGGCTACGACATGGCTATTCAGGCGATTGGCGGATTAATGAGCATTACCGGCGAAAGTGACGATAACCCCGGCGGAGGTCCTCAAAAGGTTGGCGTACCGATCGTCGATATTCTTACCGGCATGTATAGCGCGACCGGGGTCATCTCCGCCCTCCTGCATCGCGAACGTACCGGCGAAGGACAGCATATCGACATGGCGTTGCTAGATGTTCAAGTTGCCGTACTTGCCAACCAAAATCTGAACTACCTTACGACGGGCACGCCGCCCAAGCGATACGGCAATGCTCATCCAAATATCGTTCCATATCAAACCTTCAAAACAAAAGACGGTTCGTTTGTACTTGCTGTCGGAAACGACCAACAGTTCAAGAAGTTTTGCGCGGCATCTCGATTGACGCATCTGGCTACCGACAGCCGCTTCGCAACAAATACAGATCGGCTCAACAATCGCAACCAACTCATACCACTTCTAGATGCGCATTTGGCGCAAGAAACAACGGAGCACTGGATCTCCATTCTAGAGCCTGTGGGAGTTCCGTGCGCGCCGATCAATCGATTAGATCAGGTCTTTGCTCATCCACAAGTGATCCACCGGGGGATGCAGATTAATCTATCTCATTCTTCGGGGGCTACCGCCCCTCTTGTTGCCAATCCCATCAAATTTTCGGCGACGAAGATTGAATACGCAAAGAGTCCACCCAGGCGCGGTGAAGATACGAAGTCCGTCCTCAAATCTATTCTCAACTTCAACGACACAGATATTCGACGTCTCAGCGATCTTCGAATTATCGACACTGGAACATAATCGAAGTGTCATCAGAGCTATTAACACATGCGCGCGGCAAAAACTTCGCCAGCAGATATCTGTCTTAGCTCAATCGAGATTCAGAATACGCCGACAATTAGACTCACCGAGTTAGTATTAGGCACCACTGATCGAGCAATAGTCTGTCAGACTGCGTCGCGAGATTCTCTGTCCAGCAAAATTAGCACACAAAACAAGCTGGTCTCGGCATCCACAGAAGGAACCGAAAATGAAGCTTTCCGGATATGACTACATCGTCGTCGGGGCAGGATCAGCAGGGTGCGTACTCGCCGCGCGGCTGAGCGAGGATCCCACCGTCAAGGTGTTGCTGCTGGAGGCCGGAGCACCTTCTTCTTCCATTCTTGTTCATATGCCAGCAGGCATTCGTATACTCTATAAGAGTCCAAAACATAATTGGAAATTTTGGACCGAGCCTCAAGCCGAGTTAAACAATCGAAAGATCTATATCCCTCGCGGCAAAGTTGTTGGAGGCTCATCTTCTATCAATTCCATGATTGCAATTCGTGGCAATCCCGCAGACTACGATGCGTGGGCCGCGCAAGGCCTTCCCGAATGGGGGCACGAAAGCCTTCAGCCATATTTTAAAAAAATAGAAGATGCCTCTGCCGTCGTCCCGCAACACAACCAAGACAGAGGGTACTCCGGACCGATCCGCTTATCCTATGGCACTTTACAACATCCAATCTCGCAAGCTTTCATTGAAAGCGTAAAGTCAGCCGGTTGGCCCGAAAATAAGGGGTTCAACGGCCCCTCCCAAATTGGCGGTGGCTTCTACGAACTTACAATCGCTGACGGTAAGCGTTCTGGATCATTCAAGTACCTCGATCATGCGAAAGAACGAAGCAATCTCACGATTATAGCTAATTGCCGTGTCCGGCGACTTGCCCTGGCTGGGAAACGCGTGCGCGGCGTTGTGATAGAGAGAAATGGGCGTGAAATCACCCTTTCTGCCGAGCGAGAGGTCTTGCTGACGTCTGGAGCTATCGGATCACCACACCTGCTGATGCTATCGGGAATTGGACCAGCTGATCATTTGCGCTCATTTGGAATCAAGCCGGTGATCGATTCATTCGGCGTAGGAAGCAATTTGCAGGATCATTTAGATTGCGCAATCCGATTAGAAGCATCTCAGCCAATCACACTGACACCGTACCTCGGATTAATTAAAGGCGGTCTCGCAGGCGCACGATATATCCTCAATGGAACTGGCCCCGCAACATCTCAAGGTATCGAAGCAGGAGCATTTTGGGGGCCTGATAAGTCTTCGTCATGGCCCGAATGGCAGGCCCATCTCATTGTTGCTCTTCGAAATCCTC includes:
- a CDS encoding ABC transporter substrate-binding protein is translated as MKGHGSSRSNSKDNLVGVDRRNFLKASAGLATGIAGSLAAPHVHAKSNVTLRFLNTETSAASQAVLRDAGNAYESKFGVKVLVDSSPISGAYSKTMAALNAGVPYDISTQGYAFEILQYARAGYIVPLTDIVKKYSWGRKGDWSYQGEHWFYPYDYNLVTVYYRKDLYKENGLKVPTTWNEFLENCRALTITKGGNIERGGCVLPLASDSSTNWASFGGLFAEQPKFYDDKWNVVLDEAENKNRTSRFLDFYADLYTTMPPGMNTVGYAELMSLFATGKTAHTVYSGRVVEALEARNPDLANKYGIFAFPDSAGKQKALSFAFDGFIVFKTKQTEETIKFLKWFVDEYYINWLHSAWMNFQPARMDIYDDPRWKDHPMIQKHWQTMMQMKSFIDPGSTTILNAIDMCGPAMDTRPCKVFDTNIMPEMLQNRVLRNVPSSDCVKTAADRMRKIS
- a CDS encoding NAD-dependent succinate-semialdehyde dehydrogenase, with protein sequence MSQQQIYPDVKLFVDGLWCDGVSGYAEPIFNPATGAQIGSVAHASIDDLDRAVNASRDGFEVWRRTSAFDRYKLMRGAAEKLRERVSAIAEIMTLEQGKPLREASAEILLGADIIDWFAEEARRSYGRIIPARSGAVQQAVVREPVGPVAAFTPWNFPINQAVRKISAAMAAGCSVILKGPEETPASCAALVQAYVDAGLPRGVLNLVFGVPSEISEYLITHPVIRKISFTGSTPVGKRLAALAGGHMKRVTMELGGHAPAIVFEDADVREAVRLLAAAKFRNAGQVCVSPTRFVVHEQIYEEFVERFIAAAEAVIVGNGLDETTQMGPLANLRRVEAIESLVSDAVQQRACLRTGGKRSGNEGFFFEPTVLTEVPLSARIMNEEPFGPVVPIARFSTFEDAVAEANRLPYGLAAYAYTKSAATSGAFGAAVESGMVSVNHHGLALPETPFGGIKDSGFGFEGGTEAMDAYLNTKFITEHHV
- a CDS encoding FadR/GntR family transcriptional regulator; protein product: MPEKSRTNKTAALPSNAIGKILSFIHERRYQPSERLPSERDFAEKFDTSRGAVREALAALESMRVIERRPNSGIYLRNSEESSIEALVLYAESGVPFEPKEIAEVMEVRRILEAQATRLACTRRTADNIRDLHMILRDTEKRLSKKQSIEHEDEAFHLAIFAAAKNDILLRIARSFYELSRPRRRLYFSDQGRCRRAYDDHQTILTAIEGRRVGQAEQQINAHLSRTTDAWQALLGEQKNSK
- a CDS encoding carbohydrate ABC transporter permease; the encoded protein is MRQDRGIISLFIGSVLILGAIVGGPLVYSIKLSFYAASSFIEPSHWVGFENYRKVLSDPLFWSSLLNGITIAVSAIVLQVVLGVSIALVLNRHFVGQTIVRALSIVPYFLPTVVACLVIQWLLDPNYGLVKSILNSFGYSMFDWGASGTTAKMTIVLVSVWIWTPFVVTCVLAGLQSIPSQLYEAARVDGAGALKQFWHVTLPGLRSVLIVVILLRGIWMFNKFDVIWLLTKGGPLNQTETLPTLAYRKAFIEFDLGGGAAVATVSFMLLACIILIYLRFFPIDEVKQGR
- a CDS encoding CaiB/BaiF CoA transferase family protein, which gives rise to MAGPLVGYRVLDLSRILAGPWLGQLLSDLGAEVWKVERPGTGDDTRQWGPPFLKDDNAANTTESAYFLSANRGKHSICIDISTEEGGTIVRKLAQHADIVIENYKVGDMARYGLDYETLKKSKPDIIYCSITGYGQTGPMKAIAGYDMAIQAIGGLMSITGESDDNPGGGPQKVGVPIVDILTGMYSATGVISALLHRERTGEGQHIDMALLDVQVAVLANQNLNYLTTGTPPKRYGNAHPNIVPYQTFKTKDGSFVLAVGNDQQFKKFCAASRLTHLATDSRFATNTDRLNNRNQLIPLLDAHLAQETTEHWISILEPVGVPCAPINRLDQVFAHPQVIHRGMQINLSHSSGATAPLVANPIKFSATKIEYAKSPPRRGEDTKSVLKSILNFNDTDIRRLSDLRIIDTGT
- a CDS encoding ABC transporter ATP-binding protein; protein product: MARVTLQNVTKSYGGDRGLRAVQDFSLDIADGELVVFVGPSGCGKSTTLRMLAGLEEVTSGKIFIGGKDVTTLPPKDRNIAMVFQNYALYPQKTVYENMAFGLRVRRAPSDEIERRVRSAASSLGLENLLERKPRQLSGGQMQRVALGRALVRDPDVFLFDEPLSNLDAKLRVRTREEIATLHARLKATMVFVTHDQVEAMTLGDRIVIMRDGLIQQAGKPLDLYDRPANAFVAAFIGSPEMNLVDGELTRDEGRLAVRSGSLLVDLPDNEFSEAKQDVTLGIRPEHIERSAASGAFEMAIDLVEQIGAQTYVLGTIHGKKLRAVFARDDALKVQDRISIVFPRQRLHLFSRESGGTLRQATKTSENSIGRECHERSRIEPVEFQG
- a CDS encoding carbohydrate ABC transporter permease, whose protein sequence is MNSQNTVPYIVTSASSVEILHRDTAGAEGTSQNMTGKAAGKQAFDGKLIKHIAGRSGLYIAVLAVCIYSAFPIYWMLISSLREPQKLFLDTSLVFWPPDLSSYKSLLELTNYPVNFINSVLLALATIVAATILSSFIAYGATRLRFRGKTMLIASMLFAYMFPPLMLVIPMSALFRMAGLADSLWGLLIAHLAISLPLAVWLLWGFFKSMPFDLEEAAMVDGCSQFGAFIKVVLPLSAPGLITVGIFSFLLSWADYVFALILIMSDDRKTLPVALASMLGAQDLRWGEILAGATLIALPLFVVFTFCYRYFVAGLTAGAVKG
- a CDS encoding class I adenylate-forming enzyme family protein, coding for MILEEGAKAGSSRPAFTDEHGVVWSYQRVIGTIEAVSAEMARLGIRPGDRIMVIGENSIAAIVIMYAASRLDAWVVMANARLSPHELDLIEGDCKPRRVFYIHRVSPEADAAAHRGGAEVQVLTGIGEIKAGKLATDSVPEKVHADPARQVAVLIYTTGTTGRPKGVMLTHRNLAFVACRGKRTNAIHADDVSLCLMPISHSYGLTLMQGMLFAGGHLRIMKRFSLSRVIEAVVDGTLTILNAVPALFSRIVAHVDQEGIKLTPNRLRYVYTGTAPLDLSLRKSVERVFGVVLHNGYGLTETSPTISRTQYEMGSNEVNIGLPIPCVEVKIIGPDGQEVPDGKPGELLVRGPNVMLGYYGQPEMTAAVINDDGYLSTGDIVSRAPQGELIVQGRSKELIIRSGFNVYPAEIEAVINAHPAVLNTAVVGRSVEGNEEIIAFVEPVPEASIVIEELFVLVEQKLARYKKPQQIIIMSQLPTAPNGKIRKHDLKKRAEELALTA